DNA sequence from the Methanolobus psychrophilus R15 genome:
TCGCCCTAGAGATATCGGAATAGCTGTCTCTGATGTCCCCTTGAACCGGGTCCCTGAACTCTATGCCTGCATCTGAGCCAAAAGCATCCAGTACCATCCTGGCAAGCTCATCTATTCTTGTGCTTATGCCTGTGCCCACATTGAACACTACACCTTGGGGCTGTTCATCATCCATGAGCATGGAGATCATATCAACAACGTCATGGGCAGACACAAAGTCCCTTGTCTGTGAACCGTCCCCAAAGATGATGGGGGGTAAACCCTGGCTTACCCTGCTGATGAATTTGGAGATGACACCGGAATAGGGATTGGATGGGTCCTGGCGCGGGCTGTAGATGTTAAAGGGGCGTATGCAGACGGCTGGCAGGCCATAGGCCCTGTTATACATGATGCAGTACTTCTCACCGCATAGCTTGCTTGCACCGTAGGGAGACATAGGATCCTGCGGGTGTTCCTCGTCTATCGGGAGATACTGAGGGTTACCGTATACGGCAGCAGAGCTGGTGTAGATGAACTTCCTTGCACCACCAAGACGTGCACCTTCAAGCAGGTTGAGAGTGCCAAATGCATTGTTCTGCGCGTCGAAAACAGGCTCCTGCATGGAGCGCACCACACTTATCTGGGCCGCGGTGTGGATCACCACATCATGGTCAGCTGCCAGATCCCGGGCTATGGGGGAGAGGATATCCTCTTTTACAAGACGTACACCTTCAGGGACAACATACCTGCTGCCGGATGACATATTATCCAGCACTGTGACCTGTGAGCATGCATGCAGCCTGTCCACAAGGTAACTTCCGATCTGCCCCAGACCACCTGTGATCAGAATTTTTTCCATGTAGGTTAATACAGGAAGAATTATAAAATATTAATGTAGCCGCAGAAAGAAGGAAAGAAAGATTACAACACTATAGAGAAAACCCAAAAATAGAAAATAAAAAGAAAAGCAGGTCCAAAGCAGGCCAGCTCAGCCAGCCAGTACTTCCAGTCTTTCCCTGCTTACTGCTTCAGAGCCTGAGTACATCATACAGTGAAGAGTACAATACATCTTCTCACGGATGAAATCCTCATAAACGTATATCGGACTACCACATGTTGCACATTTCGTTTCCACTAATTTCACATTTACCACCAATTGACTTCGATATGTGCAGCGCCTATAGATGCTGCATACCACCTGTGAATAGACAATAACCCATTTGATCCTATTCAACTGCTTTATGCTAACACCTTCTATATAAATATATGCACAGTGTAAAAACTTCATCATTATGATGATGATTAGAAAATGCATTGGCAGGAAAGTGTGCCCGCGCAGCATAAAAAATATATACGATACATGTATAGGAAGTTCAAACCATTTACCTACACAGTTAAAAAATAATTATTCCTGAAAAAAGAGTGTTGTGTTATGCTGGACATGAGTTCCCCTTCCGTGATCCTTGGATTAGTTCTGGCAAGTAGTTTCTTGGTACCGTTCTTTGCCACGTATATATCAATGCCCTATTTCATCATGAAACTGACCGAAAAAGGGATCCTTGCAAAGGATTACTACAAACTGAAGCTCACCATGGTCCCTGATAGGGGCGGCATAGCCATACTGCTTGTAGCGATGGTGTGCTTCTCCCTGAACACTCTCTTTTTCAAGTTCTCAACGACCAATTACGTTGCCCTTATCGTGGTGGCACTCTTTGGACTTTTTGGCATACTGGACGACATGATAGATATCGGCAGGGTGACAAAGCTCCTGCTTATGTACTATTGCTCCTATCCGCTGATACAGTATGCAACGACCACTGCCTTTGTGTTCCCGTCCATTGGAGATTTTGAGACAGGCATCCTTTACCTGCAGTTTGTGGTGCCCACGTTCGTCCTTGTAGCCTCAAACCTAGTCAACATGCACTCAGGTTTCAATGGCCTGGCCTCAGGTCTCTCTACCATAATCCTGATCTCACTTATCATAAGGTCTGCACTTATCGGGGATGTAGAGAACATCTTTGCCATGGTGTGCATAGCAGGAGCGACACTCGCCTTCTTCCTCTATGACAGATACCCTTCCAGGATATTCTGGGGCAATGTGGGGTCCCTGACAATCGGTGCTGCCATCGGTGCACTTATAGTCATTCAGGGATTTGTGATCAGCGGGTTCATTATGCTGATACCGCACACCGCCAACTTCCTCCTGTACGTCTACTGGAGAGCCATGAAGTTCCCCGTTGCAAAGTTTGGCAAGACCCGCGAGGATGGCACGCTGGAAGTACCCAACCCACTTACCCTCAAATGGGTACTGCCATACTACTACAGGGTCACTGAGAAACAGGCAACGTATGCAATGTACGCCGTAACGGGATTGTTCTGCCTGCTGGGCATAATGCTTCCGGGAAGGATGTAAGGGATTTTATAATATTCTGAACTAGAACAAAATCTCTTTTATCGTCAGTGGTAACGGAACATGCCGCCTGCCGGCGGGATAGGTGCATTTTTTCCAAATTCACAGACCAAGCAACTTTCTCTTGGCATGTGAACCGTCTTATCTGAAAGTTAACCAAGTGAACTAATATTCCTTACACTAAAAAAAGGATTTTACAGGAAAAACTGCCATACCGGAACTTGCTCCAGCACAGAGCAAATTTTTGTGTGGAACATATAAATTTTTATGCATTCTGATACTAGATACTCTGAACCACCCTTTTACTATTATTCGTTTTCAGTATTTTTTGATAATGCAAACTCAAAAGCATAATTAATTATATATGCAAATGCATATTTCCATGCAAATAGTGATGCTCATGAAAAGGTTTACCATATCCATACCAGAAGACCTCAAAAAAGAAATGGATTCTTTACCGGATATCAACTGGCCCCAAGTTGCGAAAGAAAGTATTCAGAAGAAGATTCAGATGCTCGATGAATTCGAATGCTTTGAAAGGAATTATGAGGAATAATGCCTACTTTAACAATTCCAATAGATGACGATCTCTATGATAAGGTTCAGATTCACTCATGGGTAAAATGGTCTAAAGTTGCACAGGAGGGGATAAGAAAACGAAAGATACTTGAAATCTATATTCGGAATAAGACTATTTCAGAGGAAGATGCTGATTTTTGTGAGATGAGCGATTGGCATCCTGTTGATGAACTGCCAATGAAACAAGAATTGATCGAGAAAATTCAAAAGACCGATAAAAAATCATATGTAACCGTTAACAAAGTATCTGACATATTCAAGTGATCAAATCGGTGAATTATTTTGAGTTATTCCCTTTTCATCTCATCTGAATGTCAGAAGGAGATCAAGAAGCTGGCAAGGAAGAACCTTCAGCTTCAAACGGTACTTGAAAAGAAAATCAAAGACATCCTTGAAAATCCAACTCGATTTAAGCCATTACGTAACGAACTCTCTGGCCATTATAGAGTACATATTATGACTAGTTTTGTGCTTATCTTCACTGTGGACGTTGAAGAAAAAACCGTTTTTCTTGTACATTTTTCTCATCATGATGACGCCTATAAAAGGTAAATATCCTTTGGCGATTTAAAGTATCGTCCGCTCAAACTAGAATCAGCAAATTAAGCACTTGACTCACATGTCAATTGACAACGATTTAGAGATGAATGGTGGGATTAACCGATGACATCTGAAGAGGATGTCTCTTCATTTCTATCAACTATCAAAAAAGTAACATGGGAAAGAGAATAGTTATCATTCTTGACAATTTCAGGTCACAGCGGGCAAAAGATACAGTGGTTCTTGCACTGGCAAATGATATCTAATTGATCTATTATCCAAATCTTCTAATAATCAGCAAAACAAAAACAAAACTGGAGAATTAATATGAAAGTAACTGTTTTCAATGGTAGTCCCAGAGGAAGAAAAAGCAATACCCATCGAATCGTTGGTCCTTTACTGGAAGGAGCCAGACAAGCAGGTGCTCAGACAGAAGAGATATTCTTGGTAGAGCATAATATTAATAATTGTTGTGGTTGTTTTAGTTGCTGGACTAAAACCCCCGGAAAATGTGTGATCAATGATGATATGTCCGATTTCATAGATCTTTTTTTTGAATCGGATTATGTAGGAATGGCCACTCCTGTCTATGGCTTGTTCATGACCTCAATACTAAAGAAATTCAATGAAAGACTTCTGCCTACTGCAACTCCACATATTCACAAAAATGAAGACGGAAGCTGTTACCATGAGGAAAGAATGCACTATCCTCGTTTTTTTATGATCGCAAATGCAGGATTTCCCGGCGAACGTAATTTTGACTTATTAAAGACATATATGGCGCTCCAGAATCCCATACTGGAAGTCTACCGTAATTGCGGAGGAGTATTAGAGGATTGGCCTGAAGAGAGTGTCAAAAAGAGAATAAACGAATTTTATGATGCGCTGCGAGAAGCCGGCAAAGAAATGGTCACCAAAGGGCAGGTTTCGGAAGCTATCAGTAAAAGAATTCATGCCGAATTAATCAGTGATGAGGAGTTTATGGCAGGAGCTAATCAGTACTGGGATGAAGAAATCTCAAAAAGAGAATCATAAGCAAACAAGAGGAATTTACAAAGAGGAATATGGACAGTTTGAGCAATCATAGGAGTAAACATGCAAAGACGGGGGAATGCATATCGTAATACTTCTTCAAAAGTCTCTCCAACTGCACTTGCTCTGCCTATTGCAACGGGAAGTGCTGCAAGCAGCATAACAAATGGTTTTGTTAAAAGAGGAGTAATAGAGCGATTCTTTGCATATGGTTGAAGATGGGGGTCAGAAAATTAGCAACCAGGTATGAAAGACTTAGTATAATGTTCAAAGGACTATTGGATATTGCATGTTTTATGATGTGCTGGAAAAGGGGGTTCAGAGAGGTTATGAAATAGGCTCAGTAACAAAAAAGGAAGTAAGAAGAGTTTTACTCTTCTTTCTTTCTACCCAGTACAAAGGCCAGACCAAGTATTGCTGCTATAGGCAGGACCATTGTTGGAAATTCAGGAATTTCGTTTGTTGGTGGTGTTGTTTCAGTTATCCATGTCTTTGTGACCTCGTTCGAATAAACGGTCACCTGCTGGCTGTTTATAAAGCTGGCAACAATGGTATCAGTTCCCACAGTGTAACTAGTGTACGTCATCGAAGCTTGGCCATTGTTATCTGTCACAGTTGAAATCCCAGCTCCAGTGTTAGGCCCTGATATTACTTCAATAGAGACCAATGTGCCTACCACAGGATTACCGGCATTGTCTTGAACTGTTGAGGTGACCGTATGAGAGGTTCCAACATTGTTGGTCGCTGAGGACGGACTGAGAACAATACCTTCTCCAACCACTGCCACTGTTGACTTGAGGTCGAAGTATGCAAAGAATATATTGTCGTCATTTGAAGGATTCTGTGTGAACACTGTTATAGAGGTGTCGCCATCGTTTACCAGTCCTTTAATGTTGTATAGCTCATCGTCAAGACGTGGGTCACTATACGCTGTCTGGTAAGGATCTGCAGGGTTGGCAGTGCTGTCATCCAGACCTCCTACCGTTATGAGTCCGCCATTCGCGGAAAAACCATCATCTTCTCCACCGGCAGATGATGTTAGACGATTTCCATTCACATCAATGATGCTGTACTGAGATGAACCAGACTGGTAACTGTATGAGATACCGAGTCCCATTATCAGATCTAGGTTAAGATTGCTCTTATCTATAGGCTCAGCCAGTAATATCTGGAAAGTATCCCCGCCTGTGGCCTGGGCACCGAACATCAGGACTATCGTGTTGACGCTGGCATTAGGATCTTCAAAGATCACGATCAGGATAACACCGTCAGCATAATAGTTTTCCACAATTGTAAAGTCTACCCTTCCCGCAGGAGCGGCATCTATCTTGGGTTTGACAAGAGTGGTGACATCTGCCCAGTGGTTGTTTGCACTTGCAGCAATTATTAAGTCCCAGTTGACTCCCTGTCCGTCAATGGTTATTGCACCGTCAGGTATCTGCCCGGAACCCCATACGTCGGCTGCTGCCATGTAAGCGCTCTTGACAGTTGCGCCTGCCGGCTTTTCAACCTGGATGATGCCGGGAACGCCATCATAAACGCCAAGCCCGTCAACAGAAAGAGTATATTTGCCGGTTTCTGTCACAACTGGCTGGAGGCTCGTTGAAGATGAGCTCGAAAGGGCGACCATGGTCTTTGCTTGCAGATCAACTGTTCCTGGTGTAACTTCAGCGGCACTTGCGGGTATTATCATTGAAAGGATAATAGCAAGGCCAATAAGGACACTTAAATAAGTTTTGCTTTTTTCCATTATTGTACCACCTGTTATTAAGTAGGCTTTAATGCCTCGTAAAGGGTCTGTTCTCCATGTATTTAAACTTATCTAAATTTTTAAATAAGCAGATTTTTATATATCCTTTTTTTGGAAGTGCAACACAAGTTATGTCAAATTACAAATTTCTAGACGTTTTAGAGTTAAAATTCCAATATCAAGAGGTCAATTTTCTCTACGATTTACAAAAAATTAACTTGTAATGTACAGCAAATGTGGGACGCTGCCGGAAAACCTTGTTTGTATATAACTAGAGGAGATTTTCAGGGTTAGGCTTAATCTGAAAATCGTACTTCTTGCCAACTTTATAATAATTAGTTAAATGTGCCTATAGATAAATATCATCATGGTGGGCATAATCTTCTAAGGTGACACTCTTGTTCTCTTCATCCACTGAAAAAGCCAGCACGAAATGCTTGTCAATATGCACTCTTTTCCAGTTATTCAAAGGAGCTCTCAGATTCTTGTATCTATGAGGATCCTCAAGGATCTCTTCTACCTTTGATAAAATGATCTCAACCTGTTTCTTGTTTTTCTTAGTCAGCTTCTTGAGTTTGTTTTCAAGATGTGGCTTGATCTTAAGGTTGTACATCTCATATGCCTAATCTATTCTTCAGCTCATCAACCGTACCAACATCCACAGCCTCTTGAGTTGCGATCTTTTTTGCCTTTTCAATGTATTCAGGCTTTAGCTCTGGTTGCAGAAGTTCCTCCTCGTATTGTTTTGCCACTAGCTCAATGGCGGCGCTCTTGTCCTTTAAACCATACTTTGCCTTGACAATATTCAAGACTCGGTTGGTCCGATCATCGATGTCGATCAGTGCTTGAACCATAATATCATATTAACATTACATTAATGCAGTATTAATATGTTTCTCTTTTTTCCCAGCTCTATCAACAGCGATCTTTTTAGCTCCTCTAACTCCTGAACAGATCTCTTTATCTATAGTCCCTAACTCAACAAATCACACTTTTTATTTGTGCATTAAATGTTTCTATCCATTTTTTTGCAAACGATAATGAGCTCTCTACCCTCATAAATTCCATTTTGATAATATCCCTCAAATGTTCTTTTGATCTGACAAATTTGACTGACACTTCTCTTTTGATTGTTTTCCAGACAAATTCTACTGGATTTAGATCAGGTGAATAAGGTGGTAGGAACACAAGTGTTATTTTTAAATCTCTCGCTTTACTTATCGTTTTCTTTGCATGATGCGATCTTGCATTATCGAGAACAAGAATTATTCTTTTCCCTGGGTTTTGCTCTACAATTTTTTCCAGGAATTCACACACATCTTCTGTTTTTGAGCTTTTCATAAAATCAATGATACTGTTCCCGTTGATCGAATAAAACGCAAATGCATTTGCTTTAACGTAATCCGTATTTTTTATTATCAACGGTTTTTTAAATGACCATAATCTTTGCGTGTTTGCTTTTGTTTGTGGTGAAGATTCATCCAGAAAACCTATGATATACTGCTCATCTTGACCAATATGTTTTGGAATTGCTTCGGTTAGTTTTTTTTAAGATCTCTTCAGCGTTTTTAGGTCTTCTGTAGTCAAGGGGATATGGCTTTGAGTGATACATGTTAAAACTGTGAAGTATAACTCCTACTTGTTTCTCTGAATATTCTACGCCATATTTTTCCTTTATTAACTTCCAGACTTCTCTTGTAGTCCAGTAATCCTTATTTTCCAACAAAGCTCTTAATTCCTTTTTTTGTTCATCAGTAAGTTTGGATTTCCTACC
Encoded proteins:
- a CDS encoding NAD-dependent epimerase/dehydratase, whose translation is MEKILITGGLGQIGSYLVDRLHACSQVTVLDNMSSGSRYVVPEGVRLVKEDILSPIARDLAADHDVVIHTAAQISVVRSMQEPVFDAQNNAFGTLNLLEGARLGGARKFIYTSSAAVYGNPQYLPIDEEHPQDPMSPYGASKLCGEKYCIMYNRAYGLPAVCIRPFNIYSPRQDPSNPYSGVISKFISRVSQGLPPIIFGDGSQTRDFVSAHDVVDMISMLMDDEQPQGVVFNVGTGISTRIDELARMVLDAFGSDAGIEFRDPVQGDIRDSYSDISRAKKAGYSPKVDLRSGLIEVIQAQKPGQA
- a CDS encoding ISA1083-3 transposase, translated to MVGKEQILIDRKVTLDEINDLITHENNSRVLKRLYFVKFRYLGDSVEEAATKVGVTKKTGYCWQESWNKGGYAALMPNFGGGRKSKLTDEQKKELRALLENKDYWTTREVWKLIKEKYGVEYSEKQVGVILHSFNMYHSKPYPLDYRRPKNAEEILKKTNRSNSKTYWSR
- a CDS encoding Ig-like protein translates to MEKSKTYLSVLIGLAIILSMIIPASAAEVTPGTVDLQAKTMVALSSSSSTSLQPVVTETGKYTLSVDGLGVYDGVPGIIQVEKPAGATVKSAYMAAADVWGSGQIPDGAITIDGQGVNWDLIIAASANNHWADVTTLVKPKIDAAPAGRVDFTIVENYYADGVILIVIFEDPNASVNTIVLMFGAQATGGDTFQILLAEPIDKSNLNLDLIMGLGISYSYQSGSSQYSIIDVNGNRLTSSAGGEDDGFSANGGLITVGGLDDSTANPADPYQTAYSDPRLDDELYNIKGLVNDGDTSITVFTQNPSNDDNIFFAYFDLKSTVAVVGEGIVLSPSSATNNVGTSHTVTSTVQDNAGNPVVGTLVSIEVISGPNTGAGISTVTDNNGQASMTYTSYTVGTDTIVASFINSQQVTVYSNEVTKTWITETTPPTNEIPEFPTMVLPIAAILGLAFVLGRKKEE
- a CDS encoding iron-sulfur flavoprotein is translated as MKVTVFNGSPRGRKSNTHRIVGPLLEGARQAGAQTEEIFLVEHNINNCCGCFSCWTKTPGKCVINDDMSDFIDLFFESDYVGMATPVYGLFMTSILKKFNERLLPTATPHIHKNEDGSCYHEERMHYPRFFMIANAGFPGERNFDLLKTYMALQNPILEVYRNCGGVLEDWPEESVKKRINEFYDALREAGKEMVTKGQVSEAISKRIHAELISDEEFMAGANQYWDEEISKRES
- a CDS encoding UDP-N-acetylglucosamine-1-phosphate transferase, whose translation is MLDMSSPSVILGLVLASSFLVPFFATYISMPYFIMKLTEKGILAKDYYKLKLTMVPDRGGIAILLVAMVCFSLNTLFFKFSTTNYVALIVVALFGLFGILDDMIDIGRVTKLLLMYYCSYPLIQYATTTAFVFPSIGDFETGILYLQFVVPTFVLVASNLVNMHSGFNGLASGLSTIILISLIIRSALIGDVENIFAMVCIAGATLAFFLYDRYPSRIFWGNVGSLTIGAAIGALIVIQGFVISGFIMLIPHTANFLLYVYWRAMKFPVAKFGKTREDGTLEVPNPLTLKWVLPYYYRVTEKQATYAMYAVTGLFCLLGIMLPGRM
- a CDS encoding transposase, giving the protein MIIKNTDYVKANAFAFYSINGNSIIDFMKSSKTEDVCEFLEKIVEQNPGKRIILVLDNARSHHAKKTISKARDLKITLVFLPPYSPDLNPVEFVWKTIKREVSVKFVRSKEHLRDIIKMEFMRVESSLSFAKKWIETFNAQIKSVIC